The following are from one region of the Streptomyces tuirus genome:
- a CDS encoding zinc-dependent alcohol dehydrogenase family protein, whose amino-acid sequence MKAAVIESVGKAVVAEVPDPTPGPREVVVEVAACGLCGTDLHILQGEFAPKLPIVPGHEFAGEVVGVGTRVTEVAVGDRVAVDPSLYCYECRYCRTGHNNLCERWAAIGVTTAGGAAQYAVAPVANCVKLPDHVRTEDAALVEPLSCAVRGYDVLRSRLGAHVLIYGSGTMGLMMLELAKRTGAASVDVVDVNPARLETARGLGVTGSAATPDELDRPQGWDLVVDATGNAAAIQDGLDRVAKAGTFLQFGVADYATRVTIDPYRIYNQEITITGSMAVLHSFERAAELFANGVLDPDVFISDRIPLERYPQALDQFAAGVGRKIVVVP is encoded by the coding sequence ATGAAGGCCGCCGTCATCGAGTCCGTGGGCAAGGCCGTCGTCGCCGAGGTCCCCGACCCGACGCCCGGCCCGCGCGAGGTCGTGGTCGAGGTCGCGGCCTGCGGCCTGTGCGGAACCGATCTCCACATCCTCCAGGGCGAGTTCGCCCCCAAGCTGCCGATCGTGCCCGGGCACGAGTTCGCGGGCGAGGTGGTCGGAGTCGGCACCCGGGTCACGGAGGTGGCGGTGGGCGACCGGGTCGCCGTCGACCCGTCCCTGTACTGCTACGAGTGCCGCTACTGCCGTACCGGCCACAACAACCTCTGCGAACGCTGGGCGGCGATCGGGGTGACGACGGCCGGAGGCGCGGCGCAGTACGCCGTCGCCCCGGTGGCGAACTGCGTGAAGCTCCCGGACCACGTCCGCACCGAGGACGCCGCCCTCGTGGAACCGCTGTCCTGCGCGGTACGCGGCTACGACGTGCTCCGGTCCCGTCTCGGCGCGCACGTCCTGATCTACGGCTCCGGCACCATGGGCCTGATGATGCTGGAACTGGCCAAGCGCACCGGCGCGGCGAGCGTGGACGTCGTCGACGTGAACCCGGCCCGCCTGGAGACCGCCCGCGGCCTCGGCGTCACGGGCTCGGCGGCGACCCCCGACGAACTGGACCGTCCGCAGGGCTGGGACCTGGTCGTCGACGCCACGGGCAACGCGGCGGCGATCCAGGACGGCCTGGACCGGGTGGCGAAGGCGGGCACGTTCCTGCAGTTCGGCGTGGCCGACTACGCGACCCGCGTGACGATCGACCCGTACCGCATCTACAACCAGGAGATCACCATCACCGGCTCGATGGCGGTGCTGCACAGCTTCGAGCGGGCGGCGGAGCTCTTCGCGAACGGCGTGCTCGACCCGGACGTCTTCATCAGCGACCGCATCCCGCTGGAGCGCTACCCCCAGGCGCTGGACCAGTTCGCGGCGGGCGTCGGCCGCAAGATCGTGGTCGTGCCGTAG
- a CDS encoding ABC transporter substrate-binding protein, which produces MRTQSRRRPPRAPLALAAAGTLLAPLLSGCWVGAGGAGSGGDAINVLMVNNPQMVELQKLTRAHFTKETGIKVNFTVLPENDVRDKISQDFANQAGQYDVATLSNYEIPIYARNGWLHEMNGYVAKDPAYDEQDVLKPMRQSLTADDGKLYGQPFYGESSFLMYRKDVFDKKGLTMPERPTWQQVADLAAKADGAEPGMKGICLRGLPGWGEVMAPLTTVVNTFGGTWFDKDWKARLDSPAFEKATKFYVDLVREHGESGAAQAGFAECLNNMTQGKVAMWYDATSAAGSLEAANSPVKGKVGYAPAPVEKTASSGWLYTWAWGIQKASRNPDNAWKFVSWASGKGYEELVGDQVGWSNVPAGKRASTYANADYRKEAGAFQEMTKEAIEQARPTDPGVQPRPAPGIQFVGIPEFTDLGTKVSQEISAAIAGRQSVDSALKKSQALAEKISEEYEGR; this is translated from the coding sequence ATGCGAACCCAGAGCCGACGACGGCCACCGCGAGCCCCGCTCGCCCTGGCCGCCGCAGGGACGCTGCTCGCCCCGCTGCTCTCCGGCTGCTGGGTCGGCGCGGGCGGGGCCGGATCCGGCGGCGACGCCATCAACGTCCTGATGGTCAACAACCCGCAGATGGTCGAGTTGCAGAAGCTGACCCGCGCCCACTTCACCAAGGAGACGGGCATCAAGGTCAACTTCACGGTCCTGCCAGAGAACGACGTCCGCGACAAGATCAGCCAGGACTTCGCCAACCAGGCCGGCCAGTACGACGTCGCCACCCTGTCCAACTACGAGATACCGATCTACGCCCGCAACGGCTGGCTGCACGAGATGAACGGCTATGTCGCGAAGGACCCGGCCTACGACGAGCAGGACGTCCTGAAGCCGATGCGCCAGTCCCTCACCGCCGACGACGGCAAGCTCTACGGCCAGCCCTTCTACGGCGAGTCGTCGTTCCTGATGTACCGCAAGGACGTGTTCGACAAGAAGGGCCTGACGATGCCCGAGCGGCCCACCTGGCAGCAGGTGGCGGACCTCGCGGCGAAGGCCGACGGCGCCGAGCCCGGCATGAAGGGCATCTGCCTGCGCGGCCTGCCCGGCTGGGGCGAGGTGATGGCCCCGCTCACCACGGTCGTCAACACCTTCGGCGGCACCTGGTTCGACAAGGACTGGAAGGCACGGCTCGACTCCCCCGCCTTCGAGAAGGCGACGAAGTTCTATGTCGACCTGGTGCGCGAGCACGGCGAGTCCGGCGCCGCCCAGGCCGGGTTCGCCGAGTGCCTGAACAACATGACCCAGGGCAAGGTCGCCATGTGGTACGACGCCACCTCCGCGGCCGGATCCCTGGAGGCGGCGAACTCCCCGGTGAAGGGCAAGGTGGGCTACGCCCCCGCACCCGTCGAGAAGACCGCGTCCTCCGGCTGGCTCTACACCTGGGCCTGGGGCATCCAGAAGGCCTCCCGCAACCCGGACAACGCCTGGAAGTTCGTCTCCTGGGCCTCCGGCAAGGGCTACGAGGAGCTGGTCGGCGACCAGGTGGGCTGGTCGAACGTCCCGGCCGGCAAGCGGGCGTCGACCTACGCCAACGCCGACTACCGCAAGGAGGCCGGGGCCTTCCAGGAGATGACCAAGGAGGCCATCGAGCAGGCCCGCCCGACCGACCCCGGGGTGCAGCCGCGGCCCGCGCCCGGCATCCAGTTCGTCGGCATCCCCGAGTTCACCGACCTGGGCACCAAGGTCTCCCAGGAGATCAGCGCGGCCATCGCCGGACGCCAGTCCGTCGATTCGGCCCTGAAGAAGTCTCAGGCGCTCGCAGAGAAGATCTCCGAGGAGTACGAGGGACGATGA
- a CDS encoding carbohydrate ABC transporter permease, producing the protein MSTIATRARRVRGKGAGLGLLAWLLGIAFFLPIAWMALTSFHSETDAATNPPSFAAALTLDGYREFFGAGGGASPWPALINSTVASVASTLLVLLLAFPAAYALSINRVRKWTDVLFFFLSTKMLPAVAGLLPIYLFAKNAGMLDNIWLLVILYTSMNLPIAVWMMQSFLAEIPVAVIEAAKVDGARLPTILARVVAPISLPGIAATALICFIFSWNELLFARVLTGVVAETAPVFLTGFITSQGLFLAKVCAASLVISLPVLAAGFAAQDKLVQGLSLGAVK; encoded by the coding sequence ATGAGCACGATCGCAACTCGTGCCCGCCGTGTCCGTGGCAAGGGTGCGGGCCTCGGCCTGCTGGCCTGGCTGCTCGGCATCGCGTTCTTCCTGCCCATCGCGTGGATGGCACTGACGTCCTTCCACTCGGAGACGGACGCGGCGACCAATCCGCCGTCCTTCGCGGCCGCGCTCACCCTGGACGGCTACCGCGAGTTCTTCGGCGCGGGCGGCGGCGCGAGCCCCTGGCCGGCCCTGATCAACTCCACCGTCGCGTCCGTGGCCTCGACCCTGCTGGTGTTGCTGCTGGCCTTCCCGGCGGCGTACGCGCTGTCCATCAACCGCGTCCGCAAGTGGACGGACGTGCTGTTCTTCTTCCTCTCCACGAAGATGCTCCCGGCCGTGGCGGGCCTGCTGCCGATCTACCTGTTCGCCAAGAACGCCGGAATGCTCGACAACATCTGGCTGCTGGTCATTCTCTACACCTCCATGAACCTGCCGATCGCGGTGTGGATGATGCAGTCCTTCCTCGCCGAGATCCCGGTCGCGGTGATCGAGGCGGCGAAGGTGGACGGGGCCCGGCTGCCCACGATCCTCGCGCGCGTGGTCGCCCCGATCTCCCTCCCCGGTATCGCCGCCACCGCCCTGATCTGCTTCATCTTCAGCTGGAACGAGCTGCTGTTCGCCCGGGTGCTCACGGGTGTGGTCGCCGAGACCGCCCCCGTCTTCCTGACCGGCTTCATCACAAGCCAGGGCCTGTTCCTGGCGAAGGTGTGCGCCGCGTCGCTCGTCATCTCCCTGCCGGTGCTCGCCGCGGGGTTCGCCGCCCAGGACAAGCTGGTCCAGGGCCTGTCGTTGGGAGCCGTGAAATGA
- a CDS encoding TerD family protein, which yields MTPGSNIPLSAARVTVDVAAPVRLDVSGLLLTADGKVRSDDDFIFYNQPSGPGVTYRSGGGSAPDAIVVDTTALPPGIEKIVITASPDAAGQTFRGIEPTATIRNADDNSVLATFTPPQLGDETALVVVEIYQRGGQWKARAVGQGYANGLAGIATDFGVTVEEPAAAAPPQPVTPPPAPVQPPAPPVSTPAAPPAAPATPPPPAPGAGKINLDKGRVSLQKNQTVSLMKGGRPLLSQVRMGLGWEPAYRGKDIDLDASVIAYGPQRNHIDSCYFGKLQIVGGAIRHSGDNLTGEGGGDDETIMVDLGRLPQEVTGLVFTVNSFSGQKFTEVAKAYCRLLDGTTGEELVRFDLTSAEPQTGVLMAKLIRQYSGEWEMTAMGDFVKSRTVRGMVKPAAQAL from the coding sequence ATGACCCCCGGCTCGAACATCCCCCTGTCCGCCGCCCGCGTGACGGTGGACGTCGCCGCTCCGGTGCGGCTCGACGTATCGGGCCTGCTGCTCACCGCCGACGGCAAGGTGCGCTCCGACGACGACTTCATCTTCTACAACCAGCCGTCGGGCCCGGGTGTGACGTACCGCTCGGGCGGCGGCAGCGCGCCCGACGCGATCGTGGTCGACACGACGGCCCTCCCTCCCGGCATCGAGAAGATCGTCATCACGGCGAGCCCGGACGCCGCGGGCCAGACCTTCCGCGGCATCGAGCCGACGGCCACGATCCGCAACGCTGACGACAACTCCGTCCTGGCCACGTTCACGCCCCCGCAGCTCGGCGACGAGACGGCGCTGGTCGTTGTGGAGATCTACCAGCGAGGCGGGCAGTGGAAGGCCCGCGCCGTAGGCCAGGGATACGCCAACGGCCTGGCGGGCATCGCCACGGACTTCGGGGTCACGGTGGAGGAACCGGCCGCCGCCGCCCCGCCGCAGCCGGTGACCCCGCCGCCGGCCCCGGTGCAGCCGCCCGCCCCGCCCGTCTCCACCCCCGCCGCGCCCCCGGCCGCCCCGGCCACGCCTCCCCCTCCCGCGCCCGGCGCCGGGAAGATCAACCTCGACAAGGGCCGCGTCAGCCTCCAGAAGAACCAGACGGTCTCCCTGATGAAGGGCGGCCGGCCCCTGCTCTCCCAGGTCCGGATGGGCCTCGGCTGGGAGCCGGCCTACCGCGGCAAGGACATCGACCTGGACGCCTCGGTCATCGCCTACGGGCCGCAGCGCAACCACATCGACAGCTGCTACTTCGGCAAGCTCCAGATCGTGGGCGGCGCCATCCGGCACTCCGGCGACAACCTCACGGGTGAGGGCGGCGGGGACGACGAGACCATCATGGTCGACCTCGGCCGCCTCCCTCAGGAGGTCACGGGCCTGGTCTTCACGGTGAACTCCTTCTCCGGCCAGAAGTTCACCGAGGTCGCCAAGGCCTACTGCCGCCTCCTGGACGGCACGACGGGCGAGGAACTGGTCCGCTTCGACCTCACCTCCGCCGAGCCCCAGACCGGCGTCCTGATGGCCAAGCTCATCCGCCAGTATTCGGGCGAGTGGGAGATGACGGCCATGGGCGACTTCGTGAAGTCCCGCACGGTGAGGGGCATGGTGAAGCCGGCGGCGCAGGCCCTCTGA
- a CDS encoding TetR/AcrR family transcriptional regulator, giving the protein MVQVRPMRADARRNHERLLTVAAEAFAEHGEGASLDDIAKRAGVGSGTLYRHFPTRQALLEAAYLERVEAIAARADVLAEELPPGEALWEWLYELGAGLIRMRGLKALLGPVVTGSGTVVATACGDSVKGAAGRLVRAAQEEGTLRADVEPADVLRLAHGMATASEPADGEDRHLRRYLTLLMEGLGAGRR; this is encoded by the coding sequence CCCGGCGCAACCACGAGCGGTTGCTGACGGTCGCCGCGGAGGCCTTCGCCGAGCACGGGGAGGGCGCCTCGCTGGACGACATCGCCAAGCGTGCCGGGGTCGGCTCCGGCACCCTGTACCGGCACTTCCCGACCCGGCAGGCACTGCTGGAGGCCGCGTATCTGGAGCGTGTCGAGGCGATCGCGGCCCGGGCCGATGTGCTGGCGGAGGAACTGCCGCCGGGCGAGGCGCTCTGGGAGTGGCTGTACGAACTCGGCGCCGGGCTGATCCGGATGCGCGGTCTGAAGGCCCTGCTCGGCCCGGTCGTCACCGGGAGCGGCACGGTCGTGGCCACCGCCTGCGGCGACTCGGTGAAGGGCGCGGCCGGGCGGCTGGTCCGGGCGGCACAGGAAGAGGGCACGCTGCGGGCGGACGTCGAGCCGGCCGATGTGCTGCGGCTGGCTCATGGGATGGCGACGGCGTCGGAACCGGCGGACGGGGAGGACCGGCACCTGAGGCGGTACCTGACGCTGCTGATGGAGGGGCTGGGCGCGGGGCGCCGCTGA
- a CDS encoding carbohydrate ABC transporter permease, which produces MTATTTAPVASPEIRNPVRRPSARLRAWATRAPLLPALIFMIVVTQLPFVATLVISFFDWNSLYPDARHFTGVDNYREVVTDPDLRQSVWTTVLLTVAVVLASLVLGLVLALLLDRRFRGRGIVRTLLIAPFLVVPVAAALLWKHVLYNPEYGLFNGLLHYVGGPQPDWISNTPLLAVEASLVWQWTPFMMLILLAGLQSRDHEQIEAARVDGASDWQIFVHLTLPHLRRYLELGALLGSIYIVQNFDAVFTITSGGLGTANLPYTVYQSFYQAHENGLASAAGVLVVIGSIVIATFALRVVSSLFREEVSRA; this is translated from the coding sequence ATGACCGCCACGACAACGGCCCCCGTGGCCTCCCCCGAGATACGCAACCCCGTCCGCCGGCCCTCCGCCCGGCTGCGTGCCTGGGCCACCCGGGCCCCGCTGCTGCCCGCCCTGATCTTCATGATCGTCGTCACCCAGCTGCCCTTCGTGGCCACGCTGGTGATCTCCTTCTTCGACTGGAACTCCCTCTATCCCGACGCCCGTCACTTCACCGGCGTCGACAATTACCGGGAGGTCGTCACCGACCCGGACCTGCGCCAGTCGGTGTGGACGACCGTGCTGCTGACGGTGGCGGTGGTCCTGGCCAGTCTGGTGCTGGGACTTGTGCTCGCCCTGCTGCTGGACCGGAGGTTCCGCGGCCGGGGCATTGTCCGGACCCTGCTGATCGCTCCGTTCCTGGTGGTCCCCGTCGCGGCCGCCCTGCTCTGGAAGCATGTGCTCTACAACCCTGAATACGGCCTGTTCAATGGGTTGTTGCACTATGTGGGCGGCCCACAGCCCGACTGGATCTCGAACACCCCGCTGCTCGCGGTCGAGGCGTCCCTCGTCTGGCAGTGGACACCGTTCATGATGCTGATCCTGCTCGCCGGACTGCAGAGCCGCGACCACGAGCAGATCGAGGCGGCCCGGGTCGACGGCGCGAGCGACTGGCAGATCTTCGTCCATCTGACGCTGCCGCACCTGCGCCGCTACCTCGAACTGGGCGCCCTGCTCGGCTCGATCTACATCGTCCAGAACTTCGACGCGGTCTTCACGATCACGTCCGGGGGCCTCGGCACCGCCAACCTCCCCTACACCGTCTACCAGAGCTTCTACCAGGCCCACGAGAACGGCCTCGCCTCGGCCGCGGGCGTCCTGGTGGTCATCGGCTCGATCGTCATCGCGACCTTCGCCCTGCGCGTGGTGTCGTCCCTGTTCCGCGAGGAGGTGTCCCGCGCATGA